A section of the Oncorhynchus keta strain PuntledgeMale-10-30-2019 chromosome 15, Oket_V2, whole genome shotgun sequence genome encodes:
- the LOC127907595 gene encoding coiled-coil domain-containing protein 18-like isoform X2 yields the protein MGARLCTVSWTPDGGCLECVQLSSEINTCRGELSSMEQELQRLRRDTSMNSSQLSYVEATLQKTQGLLEEKNDTVVDLEEKLHCCEEDRRTSVQHVKDLEGQLQEVRDEMHDTLEKLQELRDLLQATQLGADERPISLEKLSAELRSAASTPEVTRAVYGQCNHGNR from the exons ATGGGGGCACGGTTGTGCACTGTTAGTTGGACGCCAGATGGAGGGTGTCTAGAATGTGT TCAGCTGTCGTCTGAGATAAATACGTGTCGTGGGGAGCTGTCATCCATGGAGCAGGAGCTGCAGAGGTTGCGGAGAGACACCAGTATGAATTCCTCCCAGCTCAGCTACGTGGAGGCGACCCTGCAGAAGACCCAGGGCCTACTGGAGGAGAAGAACGACACGG TTGTGGACTTGGAGGAGAAGCTCCACTGCTGTGAGGAGGACAGGCGGACCTCTGTGCAGCATGTGAAGGATCTGGAGGGACAGCTACAGGAGGTGCGCGATGAGATGCACGACACCCTAGAGAAACTACAGGAGCTGAGAGACCTGTTACAGGCCACGCAGCTTGGCGCAGATGAAAGACCGATTTCATTGGAGAAACTGTCCGCCGAGCTCAG AAGCGCTGCCAGCACACCGGAAGTAACACGTGCTGTCTATGGACAGTGTAACCATGGCAACCGCTGA